A genomic stretch from Sphingorhabdus pulchriflava includes:
- a CDS encoding energy transducer TonB — MLKADAWVQFGPSEAKQPLPFLKGNVGKNAALLFSSDARIAPPSDDELKAIKDKKEGEWIELEPIAAKRYEAIQHLEIGKPLRQTIVLETGPLKRPMESLDKCIDELLTHWGIDVEKHKNLKRSPVPAQNPGRWIYSSDYPMDMLQIGQPALVEFRLSVNEDGKPTACHIQATTRPKEFDDAVCKSLLRRAAFEPALDSDGKPIASYWRSRVRFQIPGI, encoded by the coding sequence GTGCTGAAAGCCGATGCGTGGGTTCAATTCGGACCATCCGAAGCCAAACAGCCGCTTCCTTTCTTGAAGGGCAATGTAGGAAAAAACGCGGCGTTACTTTTCAGTTCGGATGCACGAATTGCGCCTCCTTCGGACGATGAACTGAAGGCGATAAAGGATAAGAAGGAAGGCGAGTGGATCGAATTGGAGCCGATTGCTGCTAAGCGTTATGAGGCGATTCAACATCTGGAAATAGGTAAGCCCCTTCGCCAAACTATCGTCCTTGAAACGGGGCCTCTTAAAAGGCCGATGGAATCGTTGGACAAATGCATTGACGAACTCCTTACCCATTGGGGCATTGATGTAGAAAAGCACAAAAATCTGAAACGATCGCCTGTCCCCGCACAAAATCCCGGTCGCTGGATCTATTCGTCCGATTATCCGATGGACATGCTGCAAATCGGTCAACCTGCCCTCGTCGAATTCCGTCTAAGCGTAAACGAAGACGGGAAGCCGACCGCTTGTCACATTCAGGCAACGACAAGGCCCAAAGAGTTCGACGATGCCGTTTGCAAATCATTATTGCGCCGAGCCGCATTCGAACCGGCGTTGGACAGCGATGGCAAACCGATAGCATCCTATTGGCGAAGCCGCGTTCGGTTTCAAATCCCCGGTATTTGA
- a CDS encoding enoyl-CoA hydratase, translated as MLVTTEVEDGIAVVTLNRPEAMNALSRALRAELAKAMRAVDADESVRCVILTGAGERAFTAGLDLKELGADTSNLGAANAESADENPVKAIEICRKPVIGAINGVAITGGFEVAIACDILIASTNARFADTHARVGIMPGWGLSQKLSRTIGISRAKQLSFSGNFLDAETACAWGLVNSVVPANELLTHAKALARDIASVDPAMVQTYKRLIDDGYALPFGEAMEHEARVSRAANGQVSAEEVEARRMVVIERGRKQG; from the coding sequence ATGTTGGTCACCACAGAAGTCGAAGATGGGATTGCCGTCGTAACTCTCAACCGCCCAGAAGCGATGAATGCCCTGTCGCGGGCGTTGCGGGCGGAATTGGCAAAGGCGATGCGGGCTGTGGATGCTGATGAAAGCGTCCGCTGCGTCATCCTGACCGGGGCAGGTGAGCGCGCCTTTACCGCTGGGCTCGATCTGAAGGAATTGGGTGCGGATACCAGCAATCTGGGCGCGGCCAATGCCGAAAGCGCTGATGAAAATCCGGTGAAAGCGATCGAGATTTGCCGCAAGCCGGTTATTGGCGCAATCAACGGCGTTGCCATCACCGGCGGGTTCGAGGTAGCAATCGCCTGCGACATCCTGATCGCCTCCACCAACGCCCGTTTTGCCGATACCCACGCCCGGGTTGGCATCATGCCCGGCTGGGGCCTCTCGCAGAAACTGTCGCGCACCATTGGCATTTCACGCGCGAAGCAATTGTCGTTCAGCGGCAATTTTCTCGACGCCGAAACCGCTTGTGCCTGGGGGCTGGTCAACTCAGTCGTGCCGGCCAACGAACTTTTGACGCATGCCAAGGCGCTGGCGCGCGATATAGCCTCCGTCGATCCGGCGATGGTGCAGACCTATAAGCGATTGATCGACGACGGCTACGCATTGCCCTTCGGCGAAGCGATGGAGCACGAGGCCCGCGTTTCGCGCGCCGCCAACGGTCAGGTCAGCGCAGAAGAGGTGGAAGCACGCCGCATGGTCGTCATCGAACGTGGGCGGAAGCAGGGTTAG
- a CDS encoding response regulator transcription factor, which translates to MGDNQDQRVEKLSAVQVETLRHVFAHRSSKEIARIMGVSPHTVDERLRRANRILGVTSRIDAARIVAASAGNGPQPLIYQAPQLGPQFASADDSGASHESGYRFPKTGIGYPFPTRGRPYNSHGRRERILWPILIAFGTIMAFAALYSVLLGLGAMLT; encoded by the coding sequence GTGGGCGATAATCAGGACCAACGCGTCGAGAAATTAAGTGCCGTGCAAGTTGAGACTTTGCGGCACGTGTTCGCGCACCGCAGCTCCAAGGAAATCGCCCGTATCATGGGCGTTTCGCCGCACACAGTCGATGAACGGCTAAGGCGCGCGAACCGCATATTGGGGGTTACGTCTCGAATTGACGCTGCGCGCATCGTTGCCGCCAGTGCCGGAAACGGACCTCAACCTTTGATATATCAAGCTCCGCAGCTTGGACCGCAATTCGCATCGGCCGATGACAGCGGGGCTTCGCACGAAAGCGGATACCGGTTTCCCAAAACAGGGATTGGGTATCCGTTTCCGACGCGGGGTCGGCCATATAATTCGCATGGCCGGAGGGAGCGTATCCTGTGGCCGATCTTGATTGCATTCGGAACCATCATGGCTTTCGCCGCCCTTTATTCCGTTCTGCTCGGTTTGGGAGCGATGCTGACCTGA
- a CDS encoding DUF2093 domain-containing protein produces the protein MLMMNRNKEARLHYMANGFRMLSSGDHVRCAVSGEQIPLDELRYWSVALQEPYASPEISVKAALGKR, from the coding sequence ATGTTGATGATGAACCGCAATAAAGAAGCCCGACTTCACTATATGGCCAACGGCTTTCGTATGCTTTCTAGCGGCGACCATGTTCGCTGCGCGGTCAGTGGAGAGCAAATCCCGCTCGACGAACTGCGTTATTGGAGCGTCGCCTTGCAGGAACCTTACGCTTCGCCTGAAATTTCCGTGAAGGCAGCGCTGGGTAAGCGCTGA
- a CDS encoding M23 family metallopeptidase, giving the protein MLLFVAAVASCTAHPSAEPLPVAVSPPAKVEPTKFDAPVTPHSARDQFWLARPAVQGSVTIARAPSDAVKVTFNGAQVPLSADGFLLVGFDRDAENSASLVAHRADGTLIEQYIPVRPGNWAIQHVNANPLGAAKTSEEFQARRGPELARINAARAQIHDSGGWRQDFIWPLKGRISGRFGAQRVYNGTPGSYHSGLDIAMPTGTAFVAPADGIVTLTAKQPFTLEGHLLMIDHGMGLNSAFLHCSELLVEEGQVVKQGQVIGRVGATGRASGPHLHWGMKWRAARVDPLALLPAQ; this is encoded by the coding sequence GTGCTGCTGTTTGTTGCGGCTGTCGCCAGTTGCACCGCTCACCCGTCCGCCGAGCCATTGCCTGTAGCAGTCAGTCCACCTGCAAAGGTAGAGCCAACAAAGTTTGATGCACCTGTGACGCCGCACAGTGCGCGCGATCAGTTCTGGTTGGCCCGTCCGGCTGTGCAGGGTTCGGTTACGATCGCGCGTGCGCCTTCCGACGCGGTAAAGGTCACATTCAACGGCGCACAGGTTCCACTGAGCGCCGATGGCTTTTTGCTGGTCGGTTTTGATCGTGATGCAGAAAATAGTGCCAGCCTCGTCGCTCATCGCGCCGATGGCACGCTGATCGAGCAATATATCCCGGTGCGCCCGGGAAACTGGGCGATCCAGCATGTGAACGCCAATCCTTTGGGAGCCGCGAAAACGAGCGAAGAGTTTCAGGCCAGGCGAGGCCCGGAACTCGCACGCATTAACGCGGCCCGCGCCCAGATTCATGACAGTGGCGGTTGGCGACAGGATTTTATCTGGCCGCTAAAAGGCAGGATTTCGGGAAGGTTCGGTGCCCAGCGTGTCTACAATGGCACGCCCGGCAGCTATCATAGCGGCCTCGATATTGCGATGCCGACCGGTACGGCCTTTGTGGCTCCAGCAGATGGAATTGTCACTTTGACCGCCAAGCAGCCCTTCACGCTGGAGGGGCATCTACTGATGATTGACCATGGTATGGGGCTAAACAGCGCATTTCTGCATTGTTCTGAACTATTGGTCGAAGAAGGCCAGGTGGTGAAACAGGGGCAGGTCATCGGCCGGGTCGGAGCAACGGGTCGGGCCAGTGGACCGCACTTACACTGGGGAATGAAATGGCGCGCGGCGCGTGTTGATCCGCTGGCGTTGCTGCCTGCGCAATAG
- a CDS encoding TonB-dependent receptor domain-containing protein encodes MTRLSNLKSTTAPLVLGLAMISTPVFAQDAADEAADEGTPIVVTGSRIARPNLDSNSPVSVVTGEQAVANADVTLDTFLNTLPGVNPAGTTTSNNPGNGGQSNINLRGLGSNRNLVLINGRRPMVSASDQTVDLNTIPQGLIERIDVTTGGAGAAYGADAIAGVVNMILKDDFEGLDLRATYSNTVSEMDAREYQISGTIGGNFADGRGNIAFSAEYSNRQGLVKGQRGFASQATSTTGSFPTGTFVNSSTNPITQAAVNALFAGYGVAAAQTPTITQLGFNSDGTLFGRGTFNSPVDVSNFRYSVDSPANPNLNFFPDFYSYNFDIINLLVLPLERKSAFLAGHYEINPSFDFFMQGGFTEYSSSTALAPTPVSTGIVNTLSSASQLNARSPLVTLTHDAGAGAGVTAGRITGFVVPVTNPFISADLRSLLNTRTGNDPNLTGSGAAEGVRIGYRFLGTGLRESTNENEVLQALAGLRGEIAPGWRYEAYYSWGKTTIDTTAAGNVNVQQVQRLLEAPDGGASLCAGGFNPFGIQPLSQACVDFVDEVGRTKTTFTQKIAQAYVSGELTELPGGPLGVVFGVESRKFRYAFDPGALFGPIAGFNTGTPDLGTNSFLDFFAELRAPIMDNLELSLTARHSKSDFNDIANGVDGTPSKDWAYGGTLSYSPVDAVRLRASYQHSVRAPNFGELFSGGGSFPQIFDPCSVTSNFRTTGGAAAANICRNGAFGGAGRGVGAGTLNTFVATPGAQAFITVTGNPNLKPEKSDTFTVGGVFSAAGFTGSIDYYNIKITDTIFNPDVNEIIASCYGYNDINPGLDPNSPYCAGIARSGDAITGIYLPASLGGDANGYFQAVNQGSVKTSGVDVQLGYRLPTEFVSETSAINFNLLVSYLIDFKNVGLGGLKTDYAGSASFFGAGLGTSFPRWKGNLNVAWTLNENLKFDTRVRYIHKMVNRAAKQYVGETFSGPGAAWYFDFGLEANVDALTFRLGLNNAFDRKPETYAPNVQSGTDPSLYDVLGRRAYVSARLRF; translated from the coding sequence ATGACACGTCTTAGCAATTTGAAGTCGACGACCGCGCCGCTGGTGCTTGGTCTCGCAATGATTTCGACCCCCGTCTTCGCACAGGATGCGGCAGACGAGGCAGCAGACGAAGGTACGCCCATCGTCGTCACCGGTTCGCGCATCGCGCGTCCCAACCTCGATTCGAACAGCCCGGTTTCGGTTGTCACGGGCGAGCAAGCAGTCGCAAACGCAGACGTTACGCTCGACACCTTCCTCAACACCCTGCCCGGTGTTAACCCGGCGGGTACCACCACTTCGAACAACCCCGGCAACGGCGGTCAGTCGAACATCAACCTTCGTGGTCTCGGTTCGAACCGTAACCTTGTGCTGATCAACGGTCGTCGCCCGATGGTGTCGGCTTCGGATCAGACGGTCGACTTGAACACCATTCCGCAGGGCTTGATCGAGCGTATCGACGTGACCACCGGCGGTGCAGGTGCGGCCTATGGTGCCGACGCTATCGCAGGTGTCGTCAACATGATCCTGAAGGATGATTTTGAAGGCCTCGATCTTCGCGCGACCTATTCGAACACTGTTTCGGAAATGGATGCCCGCGAATATCAGATCAGCGGCACCATCGGCGGCAACTTTGCCGACGGCCGTGGTAATATCGCCTTCTCGGCTGAATATTCAAACCGTCAGGGTCTTGTGAAAGGCCAGCGCGGCTTTGCCTCGCAGGCAACTTCGACCACAGGTTCGTTCCCGACCGGTACGTTCGTCAACAGCTCGACCAACCCGATCACTCAGGCTGCTGTTAATGCATTGTTTGCCGGCTATGGCGTTGCGGCAGCGCAAACGCCGACGATCACGCAGTTGGGCTTTAACTCGGACGGAACCTTGTTCGGTCGTGGCACATTCAACAGCCCAGTAGACGTATCAAACTTCCGCTATTCGGTTGACTCGCCTGCAAATCCGAACCTGAACTTCTTCCCGGATTTCTACAGCTACAACTTCGACATCATCAACCTGTTGGTCCTGCCGCTTGAGCGCAAGTCGGCATTTCTGGCTGGGCATTATGAAATTAACCCATCGTTCGATTTCTTCATGCAGGGTGGCTTCACCGAATATTCGTCGTCCACCGCGCTTGCGCCGACCCCTGTAAGCACGGGTATTGTCAATACCTTGTCGTCTGCGTCGCAATTGAATGCCCGCTCGCCGCTGGTCACCTTGACACATGATGCGGGTGCTGGCGCGGGCGTAACGGCTGGCCGCATCACCGGGTTCGTCGTTCCGGTAACAAACCCGTTTATTTCGGCTGATTTGCGTTCGTTGTTGAACACCCGGACTGGCAACGATCCCAATCTCACGGGCTCGGGGGCCGCTGAAGGCGTTCGCATCGGCTATCGTTTCCTTGGTACCGGTCTTCGTGAGTCAACAAACGAAAACGAAGTTCTTCAAGCACTCGCTGGCCTTCGTGGTGAGATCGCTCCCGGCTGGCGCTATGAAGCCTATTACAGTTGGGGCAAAACCACCATTGACACAACTGCTGCCGGTAACGTCAACGTCCAGCAGGTTCAGCGCTTGCTCGAAGCTCCGGATGGTGGCGCCAGCCTTTGCGCAGGCGGGTTCAATCCGTTCGGTATCCAGCCGCTTTCGCAAGCTTGCGTAGATTTTGTGGACGAAGTTGGTCGTACCAAAACTACCTTCACGCAGAAAATTGCCCAGGCCTATGTTAGCGGTGAACTGACCGAACTGCCCGGCGGTCCGCTCGGCGTCGTCTTCGGTGTCGAATCGCGCAAGTTCCGCTACGCATTCGATCCGGGCGCCCTGTTCGGTCCGATTGCCGGCTTCAACACCGGTACGCCTGACCTTGGTACCAACAGCTTCCTCGATTTCTTCGCTGAGCTTCGCGCTCCGATCATGGATAATCTGGAACTGTCGCTGACTGCGCGTCATTCGAAGAGCGACTTCAACGACATCGCCAACGGTGTTGACGGAACGCCTTCTAAGGATTGGGCATATGGCGGTACGTTGTCTTACTCGCCGGTCGATGCGGTTCGTCTGCGTGCCAGCTACCAGCACTCGGTTCGTGCACCGAACTTTGGTGAACTCTTCTCGGGCGGTGGCAGCTTCCCGCAGATCTTTGATCCTTGCTCGGTCACCTCGAACTTCCGTACCACCGGTGGCGCTGCAGCAGCGAATATCTGCCGCAACGGCGCATTTGGTGGCGCAGGCCGTGGCGTTGGTGCTGGTACTCTCAACACCTTTGTGGCCACTCCGGGCGCTCAGGCGTTTATCACCGTTACCGGTAACCCGAACCTGAAACCCGAAAAGTCGGATACTTTCACCGTTGGTGGCGTGTTCTCGGCAGCTGGCTTCACCGGCTCGATCGACTATTACAACATCAAGATCACCGACACGATCTTTAACCCAGACGTCAATGAAATCATTGCTTCGTGCTATGGTTACAATGACATCAATCCCGGTCTTGATCCGAACAGCCCGTACTGCGCTGGTATTGCCCGTTCGGGCGATGCCATCACCGGCATTTACTTGCCTGCGTCGCTCGGCGGTGACGCCAATGGTTACTTCCAGGCGGTTAACCAGGGCTCGGTGAAAACTTCAGGTGTCGATGTTCAATTGGGTTATCGCTTGCCGACCGAATTTGTTTCGGAAACCTCGGCAATCAACTTCAATCTGTTGGTAAGCTACCTGATCGACTTCAAGAATGTTGGTCTTGGTGGTTTGAAGACCGACTATGCCGGCTCGGCTTCCTTCTTCGGTGCAGGTCTGGGAACCAGCTTCCCGCGCTGGAAGGGCAACTTGAATGTGGCATGGACCCTGAATGAAAATCTGAAGTTCGATACCCGCGTTCGCTACATCCACAAGATGGTCAACCGCGCTGCCAAGCAGTATGTTGGTGAAACCTTCTCGGGTCCGGGTGCAGCATGGTATTTCGACTTCGGTCTGGAAGCCAATGTCGATGCGCTTACCTTCCGCCTCGGTTTGAACAACGCGTTCGACCGCAAACCGGAAACCTATGCGCCGAACGTACAGTCGGGCACCGATCCGTCGCTCTACGACGTTCTCGGCCGCCGCGCTTATGTGTCGGCTCGCCTGCGCTTCTAA
- a CDS encoding tetratricopeptide repeat-containing sulfotransferase family protein, producing the protein MKSQERMRAAHAAYQKGDLSGALVQAEAVLKALPRDHVALQFAGVVAAQAGFPEKASDFLRKAIACGGDNDDNRINLAKVLAELGQWNEALKLCQPPDGKPSQDLQRLEADLLKAQGRPNEAVWAYERIVHEQPDNFDAWNNLGNARHESGDLDAAMDAFQRARQLKPQESIVFTNIARVLMSKDRYEDACLMLEKAALLAPQDPAPLIELGRTLTSMDHPEAGLRALGDAARLDPKNPRVFVSIGQAFTDLSNQPQAERAFKFALQADAKNPVGYLNLGILLEKANRVDELSALVAAARQHGVDGPEISYLEALMLSRAGKLDEALQLAKSISSTAINEATIAQLKGQLADKLGLIDEAFWAYEDMNRAMAQSPLGLSVDRSAYQRNMDGLRHQTTADWFAGWPKVDVSRDPPSPVFLVGFPRSGTTLLDTILMGHSDTHVLEEIPLIETVAQAVGDLTRVGELSANEVAAMRELYFQELAKASPVPAGKMVIDKNPLSMVRMPLIHRLFPDAKIILAMRHPCDVVLSCYMQNFKPTEAMSSFLDLANAARTYDRIFAYWETCRKVLPLDVHMLRYEAMVEDVESEVRPLFDFLGLEWESGVLDHQKTARERGYIRTPSYAQVTEKVYSSASGRWQRYRKYMNEVLPILQPWAKAYGYEVD; encoded by the coding sequence ATGAAATCACAGGAACGGATGCGGGCGGCTCATGCGGCCTATCAAAAAGGCGATTTGTCAGGAGCGTTGGTACAGGCCGAAGCGGTGTTGAAAGCCCTGCCGCGCGATCATGTCGCTCTCCAATTTGCTGGCGTCGTTGCAGCGCAGGCTGGATTTCCGGAAAAAGCGTCTGATTTCCTTCGCAAAGCGATTGCCTGTGGTGGTGACAATGACGATAATCGAATCAACCTCGCAAAAGTACTCGCCGAACTAGGGCAATGGAACGAGGCTCTAAAACTATGTCAGCCACCTGATGGAAAACCGTCTCAAGACCTGCAAAGGCTAGAAGCAGATCTGCTTAAAGCGCAAGGTCGCCCGAATGAAGCAGTATGGGCCTATGAACGTATAGTTCACGAGCAGCCTGACAATTTTGACGCTTGGAACAATTTGGGTAATGCCCGCCATGAATCGGGCGATTTGGATGCTGCGATGGATGCTTTCCAGCGTGCCCGACAGTTGAAGCCTCAGGAGTCGATCGTTTTCACAAATATCGCTCGTGTGCTCATGTCGAAGGATCGATATGAAGACGCCTGCCTTATGCTCGAAAAAGCTGCGTTGCTTGCGCCCCAGGACCCGGCGCCGCTAATTGAACTCGGCAGGACATTGACGAGCATGGACCATCCCGAGGCTGGTCTGCGGGCTCTGGGTGACGCTGCCAGACTCGATCCCAAAAATCCCAGAGTCTTTGTGTCCATCGGACAGGCCTTTACAGACTTGTCCAATCAGCCGCAGGCGGAGCGCGCCTTCAAATTTGCGCTGCAGGCCGATGCAAAAAATCCGGTCGGCTATCTCAATCTCGGCATATTGCTGGAAAAGGCAAATCGCGTTGACGAACTTTCCGCACTTGTTGCGGCGGCCCGGCAGCATGGTGTGGATGGGCCAGAAATCAGTTATCTGGAAGCGTTGATGCTAAGCCGTGCTGGCAAGCTTGATGAAGCGCTGCAGTTGGCGAAATCAATTTCGTCCACCGCCATCAATGAAGCTACAATTGCGCAGTTGAAGGGACAGTTGGCGGATAAACTAGGACTGATTGACGAAGCCTTCTGGGCCTATGAAGACATGAACCGGGCAATGGCGCAAAGCCCATTGGGTTTAAGTGTCGATCGCAGTGCCTATCAGCGCAATATGGATGGTCTCAGACATCAGACCACGGCTGACTGGTTTGCGGGTTGGCCGAAAGTTGACGTTTCACGCGATCCTCCATCTCCGGTGTTCCTCGTCGGATTCCCTCGATCAGGCACAACTCTGCTTGATACCATATTGATGGGGCATAGCGACACGCACGTACTGGAGGAAATCCCGCTGATCGAAACAGTTGCCCAGGCCGTGGGCGATTTGACGCGCGTCGGTGAGTTGAGCGCCAATGAGGTGGCGGCGATGCGGGAGCTTTATTTTCAAGAACTTGCAAAGGCTTCGCCCGTTCCTGCCGGTAAGATGGTGATCGACAAGAACCCTTTGTCGATGGTGCGCATGCCACTGATCCACCGTCTTTTCCCCGATGCGAAAATCATACTTGCGATGCGGCATCCATGCGATGTCGTGCTCAGTTGTTACATGCAGAATTTTAAGCCTACCGAAGCCATGTCGAGCTTTCTTGATCTTGCCAATGCAGCGCGAACTTATGATCGCATTTTCGCTTATTGGGAGACGTGCCGCAAAGTTTTACCGCTCGATGTGCACATGCTGCGCTATGAAGCGATGGTGGAAGACGTCGAAAGCGAAGTGCGGCCGCTGTTCGACTTTCTGGGGCTTGAATGGGAAAGTGGCGTGCTGGACCACCAGAAAACCGCTCGTGAGCGGGGCTACATTCGTACACCCAGCTATGCGCAGGTTACCGAGAAGGTCTATTCGTCCGCCAGCGGCCGTTGGCAGCGTTACCGGAAGTATATGAACGAGGTGCTGCCCATTTTGCAGCCATGGGCAAAAGCCTATGGCTATGAAGTCGATTGA
- a CDS encoding aspartyl/asparaginyl beta-hydroxylase domain-containing protein gives MKIDRPLLKLPRRYCQQTLAAEVAALPPSAWLPHPGRIVGNDAVPLITPHGAITNAFAGPMAPTEHLRACSYIMEIMADLGAVWGRSRLMGLAPGAIVPEHVDVGHYWRTHLRIHIPVITNPGVEFTCEGETVNMAAGECWIFDSFRIHDVRNSGTEKRVHLVLDTVGGEKLWDLMRAGEQAGRDPDVAVFVAPGTVPTDNLRYEQINTPDIMSVWEVRCHVDFLLDQAPAGDLLDSTRHQLERFLHEWGALWAQSGTDSNALPNYRNLIEQIRRELQHLQSGRIVLPNGVPLDRALNELVFMAAAPVSSAPKPAMVAAR, from the coding sequence GTGAAAATAGATAGGCCCTTGCTCAAACTGCCGCGGCGATATTGTCAGCAGACGCTGGCCGCCGAAGTGGCTGCCTTGCCGCCTTCGGCGTGGTTACCGCATCCTGGTCGTATCGTCGGCAATGATGCAGTTCCTTTAATTACCCCCCATGGCGCAATCACCAATGCCTTTGCCGGCCCCATGGCACCAACCGAGCATTTGCGCGCATGCTCCTATATTATGGAAATCATGGCTGATCTGGGCGCGGTCTGGGGTCGCAGCCGCTTGATGGGGTTGGCACCGGGAGCGATTGTTCCCGAGCATGTCGATGTCGGCCATTATTGGCGTACACATTTGCGCATCCATATCCCCGTAATCACCAATCCTGGCGTCGAGTTCACTTGCGAAGGTGAAACGGTGAATATGGCGGCGGGCGAATGCTGGATTTTCGATTCTTTCCGCATTCATGATGTGCGCAATAGCGGGACCGAGAAGCGGGTTCACCTCGTTCTCGACACCGTCGGTGGCGAGAAATTATGGGATTTGATGCGGGCAGGTGAGCAGGCCGGTCGCGATCCGGATGTTGCGGTCTTCGTCGCACCGGGCACCGTACCGACCGACAATTTGCGTTATGAGCAGATCAATACCCCGGACATCATGTCGGTGTGGGAAGTGCGCTGCCATGTCGATTTCTTGCTCGACCAAGCGCCCGCTGGAGATTTACTCGATAGCACGAGACATCAGCTGGAGCGTTTTCTGCACGAATGGGGCGCGCTCTGGGCCCAGTCGGGCACTGACAGCAATGCCTTGCCAAATTACCGCAACCTGATTGAACAGATACGGCGTGAATTGCAGCATTTGCAAAGCGGACGGATTGTCCTGCCAAACGGCGTGCCACTCGACCGCGCGCTCAACGAACTGGTGTTCATGGCAGCGGCTCCCGTTTCATCTGCACCCAAACCGGCAATGGTCGCTGCGCGCTAA
- a CDS encoding sulfotransferase family 2 domain-containing protein translates to MIVSHLHRFIFVAVPKTGTHSVRQALRGHMGPDDMEQARLFIEKQFPIPELARLGHGHLSFQDVRPHLGEEAFASYFKFAFVRNPFDRFISYCSFATSREGTFERDPKRVMRHFLFDAPPHNHIIFKPQFTFLCGPDGQLQADYLGKVETMQASYNEVAKRLGIATIPLDHANRSRRGDYKDYYDQELIDGVARIYARDLDLFGYDY, encoded by the coding sequence ATGATTGTGTCGCACCTGCACCGATTCATATTCGTCGCCGTACCCAAAACAGGTACGCATTCTGTGCGTCAGGCGCTGCGGGGACATATGGGGCCTGATGATATGGAACAGGCACGGCTTTTCATTGAAAAGCAGTTCCCCATTCCAGAGCTCGCGAGGTTGGGGCATGGGCACCTCAGTTTCCAAGATGTCCGCCCGCATCTGGGTGAAGAGGCTTTTGCGAGTTATTTCAAATTTGCATTTGTCCGCAATCCGTTCGACCGCTTCATTTCCTATTGCTCCTTTGCCACCAGCCGCGAGGGAACGTTTGAACGCGATCCCAAGCGCGTAATGCGGCATTTTCTGTTCGATGCGCCGCCGCATAACCACATCATTTTCAAACCACAGTTTACCTTTTTATGCGGGCCGGATGGGCAATTGCAGGCCGATTATCTGGGCAAGGTCGAAACGATGCAGGCCTCATATAATGAGGTAGCAAAGCGCCTTGGCATCGCAACAATACCGCTCGACCACGCAAATCGTTCACGTCGCGGCGATTATAAAGACTATTATGATCAGGAACTGATCGACGGAGTCGCACGGATTTACGCTCGCGATCTCGATCTGTTCGGTTACGATTATTGA
- a CDS encoding aspartyl/asparaginyl beta-hydroxylase domain-containing protein, whose product MYTNPRKTNSIRRLGHVDISDLKAAIMAIPEDVWNHQNANKPNRFEALDATRHIPFRFVKNFKDWRGHYGCELWEEWKSLLEPVLTAATADYGYANGEFPRAMLARMPVGGVVQPHRDANPAARWPHKIHIPIQTNDQVFFYVDGVEYQMEEGEAVELNNMGVHSVQNRGQCDRIHLIFEYFDADQPDPDWVLPFRQTA is encoded by the coding sequence ATGTACACCAATCCGCGCAAAACCAACAGCATCCGTCGCCTTGGCCATGTTGATATCAGCGATCTGAAGGCCGCCATCATGGCGATTCCGGAAGATGTCTGGAACCACCAGAATGCGAACAAGCCGAACCGCTTCGAAGCGCTCGACGCGACCCGGCACATCCCATTCCGCTTCGTGAAAAATTTCAAAGACTGGCGCGGCCATTATGGCTGTGAGCTATGGGAGGAATGGAAGTCGTTGCTGGAGCCTGTGCTGACTGCTGCAACTGCGGATTATGGCTATGCCAATGGTGAATTTCCGCGCGCTATGCTCGCTCGCATGCCGGTAGGTGGGGTCGTCCAACCGCATCGTGATGCCAACCCAGCCGCGCGCTGGCCGCACAAGATCCACATTCCGATCCAGACCAACGATCAGGTCTTCTTCTATGTCGACGGTGTCGAATATCAGATGGAGGAGGGTGAGGCCGTCGAGCTGAACAATATGGGCGTGCATTCGGTTCAAAACCGCGGGCAATGTGACCGTATCCACCTGATCTTCGAATATTTTGATGCCGATCAGCCCGATCCGGATTGGGTGCTGCCTTTCCGTCAAACAGCTTAA